The sequence below is a genomic window from Elusimicrobiota bacterium.
TATCGTGTTAAACCACGGTAATTGCCAGAGTATACGAAAAATATCAACCGGCGCGGTATACGCTGCGCTTATCCACAAAAACAGGGCGGTTATGCATAGCCAGAAAATGTTTTTACGGAACACGCGGACTACAGAGAATATGAGCAACAAAAAAGGTGTTAAGCCGATATGATAGGAAAGATTTTCTGTCTGCTCCCCTTCTCCTTCGTCCCAACGGAAAATGTTTATTAAACTTGGTATTTCCATTGCGTGTATTGTTTGAGCAGAATACATCTTCTCGTGCATATCGATTGTGGGATGTAATACCGAACCCTTGGCATTGAATAGTTCAAAAACCAGCAGTATCTTTACTGCAGCTACCAGAAATACAAACACCGTGAGGATCACTGCTTTTCTTGGGTAGTGGCCTACATCACGCATGCCGATACCGCGGAGGATGCTGTATACAACAACAAATATTATTATGCACGGAAATACGAGTTCGCCGTCAGCCGCTGTTATTCCAATAAGCAGTACAGCAGGGATTAAGTACCTGTTTTTGCCGTATTGTACCCAGGATTCAAAAAAGTAGAGGATTGCAGGAGTTAGAAAATAATATAGTTCGTTAACGTTACCCCCGACAAAACGTATGGGAAACCATGCGGAGAAAGTTAGTACTGCCGTTGTTATAAACGCTGCGGATACGGTATACCCGTATATTTTACGTGCTAGTGCGTACCCAAACACTGCGCCGGTTAATAATAGCAGGAATGCTAATACTTTTAATCCAGCAATTTCGCCGAATACAAGGGTTAGCCATAACGACGGGCTGAATACCGGATCTTCCGGGTCGCTGATTGAAGGAAATCCGCCGCCAAAAAAGTGTGTCCTTAACGGTAATTCGTGGTGGGTTATTATATTATCCCGGATGATATAGTGCCTGGTGGCTAATTGCAAAAAGTCGTCATTCAAGAATATCATCTTCAGGTTTTGTATTACCGGAATAAAAGAAAGTATTGCGATAAGTATCAGTATAGCACCGATAATATACGTTTTATTTTTCATCATATGCTCCAGATTCAGTTGAAGGCCCAATCCTTTGCGCTGTTAATATATCCTTTTGTTCCGCATCTTTCATCCCAAGCGCAGCATAGGCTCTTGAGCGGTTATAGTACAAGTTAGCAAAGTTTGGCTGAAAAAATATTGCGGTGCTGAGGTCGGATACCGTGTTTTGGTATTTCCCTAAATAATAAAAGGATATACCCCGATAAACCAAAGCTTTATATGAGTTTGGGTATTTTAAGTCAATGATTTCAGTGAAATCGTTGACGGCTGATTTGTATTCGCGCATATTGAAGTATAGCAATCCGCGGTAAAAATATGTGCGTTGCAGAGGATAAAGTCCTATTGATTTGTCATAATCCTGTAATGCTGCAGGGTAATTGTCAGTTTTGAAATACGCGTACCCGCGGTATGTATAGCCTAGAGCTGATTCTGGATATCGTTGTAGCTGGTGGCTCCACAAGGTTAAACTATTTCTCCATATTTTAGTATGTTGAAACGACATTAATGCTAATACTGATAACAGAAAAATGAATCCCGTATTTCTTAATAAATAATACTTTTTGTCTATAACATTAATAATTCCGGTAAAAAACAGGGATAATCCTATCGACGGTAAGTACATACGGTGGTACATAGTGGCGTTCGTGAATAACCGCAGTAACGGGATAAAAGTTAATACAAATAATGTGTAAAAAAGAAAAAGTATGGTTTTTTTCCGGGCAGTATAGATCAAAATAAAGAGTAATGAAAGTAACGTTATTACTGTGATGAAATGTTTTGTGTAGGAATTGACAGGAGGTTCGGGCATACACGTGATCACCCAGGGTGATACATAACCGGAAATCAGTATCACAATTTCATACGCGGAATATATTAGTTTATTCAGCAAAAACGTAGCAGAGGGCGTGTCAAATTTGTAGATATCCATCGTTGCTGCTGTAAATAGCGAACCAAACACTGATGCGGTAAGCATAAACCATTTTTCCCGTACGTTTATTAGGGTTATACGTTTGTCATAATAAAAATCTATCGCCAGTAGGACTGCCGGCAGCGTTATAGCCAGAGGTTTTGATAGTAATGATAGGACGAAAAATATGTTTGTATAAACAAACGCGCGGTTCATTTTAATAGTTTTGTATTTTATATATGATAAAATAGATAGTAGGTAAAACATGGTGTATAGCAAATCATCCTGCCCGGCTGCCCATGCTACAGTATGCGACGCTAAAGGATGCAGGCCAAACAGTGCTGCAGCGAAAAACGCAGTGAGTGTATCCGGGAAAACAAGGTTCGCGAGTAATAAAACTAATAGAACGTTTATTAAATGCAGTAACAAACTCGTAACATGAAATCCTGCGGGCTGCGGGCCAAATAGTTTGTACTGCAGCATATAGGATAAGTATGTTAACGGGCGGTACTCGCCGCCCAAAGGTTTAGTGAGGACGGTTGAAATGTTCTTCCACGATAGTGAGTGGATATCCTTGTTTTCCACAATTACTGAATAATCGTCCAGGTTGACAAATTCGTTGCGGAACACCGGAGATAAAGATAGTGTTATTACGGCAAAAAGTGTTATAACGCTCAAAACTGTTATTTTTGATGTTTTCATACAATACAATTTTACATTAATACATTATTGTTTTATTAATTAAATGATAAAATATTGTCATGAAAAAACTTGTTTACGCTGTATTGTTTATCCTCGCAGCGATTCTTTTTACCACAAAACTTGCGGATCCCGATATCTGGTGGAGGCTGAAGTTAGGTGAGTATATTTATGCAAACCACGCGCTTCCGTCTACTCTGTTGGGCAGGTATACTTGTCAAACACTGCGGTGGATAGATTATAGCTGGGCATATGACCTGGCATCATATCTTATTCATCAGGCAGCCGGGATAAACGGGTTGCTGGTTCTTTCAATCTTAACCGGATTGCTGGGATTATATTTTTTCTTTATTACAACAGAAAAAAGTAAGCGCGGGTATATTTCAGCGATTTTGTTTATATTAACAATCATAGCGGTATCTTTTCGTATAACACCCAGGCCTGAAGTGGTTTCGTACCTGTTCTTTGCTGTTTATCTATACATATTTCGCGTTATTGACAAACGCACAGTGCTACCCTGCGGAATACTGCTGGTTTTGTTACAGGCTCTATGGTCGAATATCCACGGATACTTTGTATTAGGCCTCGCAGTTTCGTTCGCATATTTTATTGATTCGTTATTTAAGAAGAAGGAGAAGATCACAGGTGTTATCACGACGGTTGAATTCGGGGTGATGTTTATTGCATTGACAGTTGCAAGTATGTTAAACCCTTTTTTATGGAGAATTTGGCTGATACCCCTTGATCTTCTGTCAATCCTGGCAATTACCGGTAATGCAGTGTTTAAACAGTATGTTATAGAATTTAATTCCGCATTTATGTTATTCCCGGTATTTTCCGCGAAATTCTGGGAATATAAAGTGATGATAATCATTTCAGCGCTATTGTTGTTTTTCCCAAATAAACGCAAGGTTGTACAGGTTGTGCTATATATCCCATTGCTGGTATTATCGATAATATCTATCCGCAATATTGCACTGTTTTGTTTTTTTGCGATGGTTATAAGTATTGACAACCTACCGGCTGTAGTGCTGAGTTTTGAAAACAAAATCGGTAAACTGTATAAAAACATTATTATTGCAGCATTTATTATATGCTCGGGAATTTTTGGGGGTATGGTTGTTACTAACAAGTACTATTATTCGCAACGTGATATCCGCGAGTTCGGGTTAGGTATAAAAAAAGAGCATTTTATGTCAAACGCAGCGGAGTTTGTTAAAAACATGAAATCTGATATCCGGATGTTTAATGATTTTACATCAGGAGGGTACTTGATGTGGCGGCTGTTTCCAAAAACAAAGGTGTTTATTGACGGGCGTTGTACTATGAGCATTGCAGATTTTTTTGGGGACTACACTGAAACACTGAGGTATCACGAAAATTATGATATAACAGAAAAAAAGTATGGGATTAATACTGTGGTTTTAGATTATTCTGACTTAAGCACAAAAACGCTTGTGTCCTACCTTTGGCGGAAAAACGGGTGGAGGGTGGCGTTCATAGATTCAAATTCAATAGTTTTTGTGGATGAAAAAATCGCGGAAGTAAATTCTATCCCCATAAAAGATAGTTTTTACTTTTTGGGAAAACAAAAACTTGCGGTTATGGAATCCCTGCCTGATACTGCGGCAAAAAACCGTATACCCTCCAAGGCAGTTGCTGTAGCACAGTTGTTCTGTATTCTGGGATACTATGCTGAAGCAGTGGATGTGTATACGCAAATACTTGACGTACATCCTAAACTATACGAAGGATGGGCTGAACTCGGCAATGTGTACGCATATCTAGGCCGGCGTGATGATGCGATGCGGTGTTTCAATACCGCAAAACAAATTGAGCCTTCATACTATGCGGCATACTTATTTTTTGGGCAGTTGGTTGAGAAAGAAGGAGACGTAATTCTCGCGGAAAGGATGTATGAACTGGCATTAGAAAAAAATAACCGCGCGATTGATGCGCGGACTTCATTAGCTGAATTATACGTCAAAAAAAATGAGATCATAAAAGCAATTGAACAGTACAACGCACTTGAAACTCAATTACCGCGGGATGAAGATATTAGTACTAACCTCGGATTCTTGTACTTATCTCAACAAAAGATAGGTTTAGCAAAAAAGAAGTTTGAAAAAATTTTTAACCCCAAACACGGACGGGTATTTTACGGGTTGGGGACAACTATGGTATTATCCGGTAACCATTCTGCTGCATTAGCCTATTTTGAAAAAGCGATTCAGGCAGGGTATACTACCCCCGAAATACTTAGTGATTACGGAATTCTATTGTTTGAATCAGGCAATCGTCAGAAAGCAGTTAGCGTATTGAAAGAGTGTATAGCAAAATATCCGGAATTCTGGCGTGCTTGGCATAATTTGTACATAATTTACAGCAAAATCGGTAAGCGGGAGGAATCTAAAATGTATTACAAAAGAGCGGTTGAATTGCATCCGGCTTTGGAGAAAAACTAATATTGCTTTTATACTTGACAAAAAGGGCTTTTATGTATATTAATATAGTAGGCCTACATATTTGAAATGTAAAGTTAAAGTGTAGATATTGAAGAGGGTTATGTATGACTATAAAACAACTATGTTGTCTGTCAATAGCTTTGCTGTTATTCAGCACTGTTGTTCATGGATTTGAAGTTGTTAACACAATGCCTGCTAATGGAAGTGTTGATGTTCCGGTAGAATTGAATATTGTAATTAATACGGATACTGAGATTGACATAAACAGCCTTTTACCATCCCGAGTGTCAATCAACGGTAAAGCAGCGTCCGCGTATATGCCAAAATTAAAAAAAATACCGATGCCTATGCGTACAATGCTTTTATTACCCATAAAGGCGGAGTATGATACTGAATACGAGATTACTCTTACCGACAAAATTATGGATATCAACGGCCAGGTACTTACGCCGTATACGTTTAAGTTCCGTACAGTTAAAGAATTTCCGTTGCAAATACTGGGGATATACCCCTCAGATAAGAGTACTTTGTATTTAGACGAAATGTCAACCGATAATCAGTATCTGGAATTAACATTCAATCAGCCGGTATGGATTGACAACGATTTTATTAAAGTATACGGCCGCAGGAATAATGAGGTGGAAACAAATCTGGATAACATCGCATTAACCGAAGCGGTTGAGAGTATCCGGATAGATTTCAAATTTCCTCTGGATGACAATGAAAAGTATTCGGTTGTAATATCTTCAGACGGTGTATGGAGCAACACCAAAAACAGGATGAAAGCAATGCATAAATGGTCATTTAATACGCGGGGAAAAAGATAGATGCCACACAAAAACGGAAGACTACAAAAAAGATTAATACCGTTTTTCTTAATCCTGATATTTTGTATGATACCGCTCACCCCTTGTTTTGCTGCGTTAACGTTAACTCTTAACGATGGGGTGGATGAAGGGGGAACATGGACTCATATCGATCCTGCATACGATTGGGCATACGACGATTTTAATCAGGGCTGGGCAAGTAATGGGGCTGATGTCCGCGGGTTTCATATAGGAGTGGACGCATCAGCGTATTATCTTTACTATTGGTACTGTTATAACCGTTCTGACAGCACTTACTCTGCGAATGTCGGGATTTATAGCGGGTCGTGGTATTACTCTACAGAAAGCCAAAACACGACACAGTGGGTGCTACAAGAAAACGTATTCCAAACAGCAACATCCGCGATTCTCAGGATTTCCGGTAGCGGTGACGGGTCTGCTCTAGGCACAGCAGCTGACTGTTTCCGTATGATTTTAATAAACCCCGGCGCACCGGCTTCACCCAATGTAAGCGCGTATACCGAAGGAACAACCGCTGCGACCTGGTCATGGACTGCCGGGACGTATGACGCAAGGTATGATGTGGCTGTAGTGAACCGTACCCCGGGCGGTACGTGGTCAGCTTGGACTTATCACAATGCGTATGTCGATCATAATGTTGTTTCCGGTACGTTGTCAAGTTTGGTGGTAGGGCAGGAGTATAAGATTGCCGTACGTACCCGTAACTGGCATGATTCGAGTAATACATACGCTAACCTTTCCGGTTGGGCATATGAAGATGAAGTTAGTAATGTCCTTATTACAGGCACGCCGGGAACGCCGACGGTTGGGGATACAACACTTACGTCATCAAGTTTGAATGTCAACATTGCCCCGGGAAGTAATGCTGCGGTTATGATCTACGCAATAAAAGTTACCGTCGGGGCAAGTACGTATTACGTTCAATCCAACGGGACACTGGGTGCCAGCGCTGTGTGGCAGACAGACGCTACCTGGGGTGATAAGGTGGTGACAGGATTATCGGCGAATACAATGTATACATTCCAGGCAATCGGAGACGCGCCGTCAGGGAAATTTAATTACGGCGGGGCGTATGTTTACAGCGCGGAAGTTTCAAAGTACACATTATGCCTTGCCGCACCGACAAGTCTTACCTGGGGGACTATTACGACAACAAGTATTTATATGTCCTGGAATGCTAACGGGAATGCTGCGGGGACGACTTACCGGCTGGAGTATTCAAATGACGGTGCTTCGTGGTTACTTGCGGGTGAAACTACTAATACCTACTTAACGCATTCATCACTCACCCCGGGGAAAAAGTATTATTATAAAGTTTGTGCAAAAAACGGGGATGGCACCTATACTTCTTATGCAACGCCGACACCGGCGTATAAGTATACACTACCCAACCCGCCGGGGACGATTACCTGGGGGACCATTACAGTGTCAAGCATATATTTTTCATGGACTACCAACAGTAATGATTCTGCGGTGGTGTATTACACCTCGCATTCAATAACCGGTACAAGCTGGTCCGCAGAAACTAATTCCGCGAATGCGTATTACGATGATACAGGATTATCACCCAATACTATACATTATTATCGAGTATGGACCCGTAATGGTGATAATAAGGATTCTTCCTACACCGCACCGTCGCCTACGTATAAGTATACTCTCTGCAATACGCCAAGCGCACCGACGGTTACCGCAGTATCTTCGACGTCTATCAATGTAGTAATAAACGAAAATAGTAATCCGACAAACACAACGTTTTCTATAAAAGTTGTGCATTCCGGAGGGACTGAGTATGTGCAGTCAGCAAAGACTTTAGGCGCGTCGGCGGTGTATCAGACAAAGTCTGTGTGGGGAACAATTAACGTTTCCGGGCTTACTGCCAACAGGCAGTATACAGTGTCAGTAGATGCGAAGAACGGTGACGGTACGGCAACGTCGTATTCTTCCACCGCTGCAAAATATACATACCCGCAGCCCGCAAATGTTACTGAAACTAATAGCCGGCAGACCGGTGTTCCATACCCTGACGCCATATTTGTTTTTACTAACGCTATAGGTTTTGGGTCAAATAATGATACAGGGACAAAAGGAACATACTATTATCGTTATAAGGTATCGCAGAATACGAGTTATACGTTTACCGGGTCGGAAGAAATGTGGAGCGCTTCAACATTAGGTATATCGACCTCCACTGCGGGGGAAGGAACGTATTACCTGCACCTGAAACCGTATAACAGCGATAATGCGAGCAGTACTCAGGGATACTTCGGGCCGTATAACTACGGATACTACTATGGCGGTGTGCCTAAAATGGAGGATACTTCCGGGAATTACGAAATTTTTTGTGATGTCTTCGCGCAGGCGGGATATATGCAATTCGATCAGGATCTTACTAACGACGCGACGGTGTACTACGCATTGGGTGAACCCGGCGGGATTTCTGTCCTCAACGAAGGAGGAGGGTCGCCTGTAAAATATGTGTATGCCGGATTTTACTGCGGCGATTTCACAGAACCCGGCCCTGTTGCCGACCTCGTTGCTTCACGCGCAGATCAGTTAAAACTAACCTGGTCATCACCAGGTGAAGATGATGAAACAGGAACTCTTACAAATGGTGTTTTCAGGATAAAAGTGTCAACAGATCCTGCGTATTCATGGTCCTTTGCGGATTATACAGTTGCTATCACCACTACAGCCACGCCGGATGAGGCTCAGGCGTATTACATCGGGAATCTCTGCCCCGATGCAACAAAGTATTACGCGCATATATGGACGGTGGATGCGCATGGGAATGTAAGTATAAATTCGAATGAGGCTAATTCCTATGCCGGCTACTTTACCCGGGGGCAGGATATGGATAAACAGTTTGCGTTCTCCGCTTTGGCAGTTGCGGATTTTAATAATGACGGGTATCAGGATTTCGCAGTAAGCGGCTCTTCGCAATCAGCTGCTCCTGAGCGGTACACGTATGTTTACAAAAATAATGCGGGTGCGTCGTTTGGTTTTTTTGCAGAATTATCTGCATTAAATGCCGGCCAGATGAAATGGCTTGACTACGATAATGACGGGGATCAGGATTTGATGAATATAGGATATACCGGCTCAGTATTAGTAGCAGAACTTATGAAGTATGATAGCGGAGATGAAATGTTTAACGCAGACGGTGCGGCAGTAACTGAAATTACTGCAACTGCCTATGGAAGTATTGATGTCGGGGATTATAACAATGACGGATGGCAGGATCTGGTAGTCACCGGGACAGGGACTTCAAATGCTAATTTGTATGCCACTACAAAGCTCTATAAAAATACCGCTGGGATGTTTACTTACGACAGTTCGTATAGCGTTAATATTTCATCCGTCGGGGATAACAGCTGCGCAAGGTTTTTGGATTATGATAACGACGGCGACCTTGACCTCATTGTTGCCGGGAATGATACTTCGTTTACGCCGTATACCGGTGTTTACCGCAATGAGGGAAGTTCATTTACTGAAGTACAGGAACTTACCGGGGTAAAATGGTGCGATATCGCATCAGGGGATTATGATAATGACGGGTATATGGACATTTTAGTGATGGGTTATACAGGTTCAGAAGCTAGTATAAAACTCTACCGAAACCAAAACAATGCCGCTGCGCCATTCACGGATTCCGGGGTATCATTTACCGCAGGATACCATGGGCACACAGCGTTTGGGGATATTGACCGTGACGGTGATCTTGATATTGTATATACCGGCTATGTCGGAACGACAATGATGTTGAAGATTTACGAAAATACGGGGAGCGGGTTTACAATATTTGCCGATGACCTTTCATATAGCGCGGTGAGGTATGGAACGGTTGGGTTCATCGAAGCGGATAACGACGGAGATCTTGACTTTATCGTCGCTGGGAGGTCTTATGAGTCGCCCGCACTGACAAATATTACCCGGGTTTATGAAAACACTCTTGCGGATACAGGATTGGGTTCTTCGCCAAATACAATACCAACTGCGCCTGCAGCAGCGAGTTTTGTGTTGATCTACTCTACAGTAACACATGCGATTACGTTTACCTTCCCCAACGGCAGTGATACGGAAACCACAGATGCGGATGGGTTGTATTACAACATAAGCGCTGGGTCGGATACCGCGGAAACTGTGAACCAGTTTGTGCCAAGTTATTACGCGAATAATCTTATGGGTAACTACCTTCGCCCGAGACGGCCCGGGAGTGATAATCAGGTATTGCTGTTAAAAGACGTACAGGCGGATACGTCGTACTATTACCGTGTGCAGACAATAGATAGCGGGTTGAAGGCCAGTGCGTGGTCGTCATCCGTAATGGTGGTCAGCAGCCAGTGTCCCGCAGCTGTTACAAC
It includes:
- a CDS encoding tetratricopeptide repeat protein; this translates as MKTSKITVLSVITLFAVITLSLSPVFRNEFVNLDDYSVIVENKDIHSLSWKNISTVLTKPLGGEYRPLTYLSYMLQYKLFGPQPAGFHVTSLLLHLINVLLVLLLANLVFPDTLTAFFAAALFGLHPLASHTVAWAAGQDDLLYTMFYLLSILSYIKYKTIKMNRAFVYTNIFFVLSLLSKPLAITLPAVLLAIDFYYDKRITLINVREKWFMLTASVFGSLFTAATMDIYKFDTPSATFLLNKLIYSAYEIVILISGYVSPWVITCMPEPPVNSYTKHFITVITLLSLLFILIYTARKKTILFLFYTLFVLTFIPLLRLFTNATMYHRMYLPSIGLSLFFTGIINVIDKKYYLLRNTGFIFLLSVLALMSFQHTKIWRNSLTLWSHQLQRYPESALGYTYRGYAYFKTDNYPAALQDYDKSIGLYPLQRTYFYRGLLYFNMREYKSAVNDFTEIIDLKYPNSYKALVYRGISFYYLGKYQNTVSDLSTAIFFQPNFANLYYNRSRAYAALGMKDAEQKDILTAQRIGPSTESGAYDEK
- a CDS encoding tetratricopeptide repeat protein, whose translation is MKKLVYAVLFILAAILFTTKLADPDIWWRLKLGEYIYANHALPSTLLGRYTCQTLRWIDYSWAYDLASYLIHQAAGINGLLVLSILTGLLGLYFFFITTEKSKRGYISAILFILTIIAVSFRITPRPEVVSYLFFAVYLYIFRVIDKRTVLPCGILLVLLQALWSNIHGYFVLGLAVSFAYFIDSLFKKKEKITGVITTVEFGVMFIALTVASMLNPFLWRIWLIPLDLLSILAITGNAVFKQYVIEFNSAFMLFPVFSAKFWEYKVMIIISALLLFFPNKRKVVQVVLYIPLLVLSIISIRNIALFCFFAMVISIDNLPAVVLSFENKIGKLYKNIIIAAFIICSGIFGGMVVTNKYYYSQRDIREFGLGIKKEHFMSNAAEFVKNMKSDIRMFNDFTSGGYLMWRLFPKTKVFIDGRCTMSIADFFGDYTETLRYHENYDITEKKYGINTVVLDYSDLSTKTLVSYLWRKNGWRVAFIDSNSIVFVDEKIAEVNSIPIKDSFYFLGKQKLAVMESLPDTAAKNRIPSKAVAVAQLFCILGYYAEAVDVYTQILDVHPKLYEGWAELGNVYAYLGRRDDAMRCFNTAKQIEPSYYAAYLFFGQLVEKEGDVILAERMYELALEKNNRAIDARTSLAELYVKKNEIIKAIEQYNALETQLPRDEDISTNLGFLYLSQQKIGLAKKKFEKIFNPKHGRVFYGLGTTMVLSGNHSAALAYFEKAIQAGYTTPEILSDYGILLFESGNRQKAVSVLKECIAKYPEFWRAWHNLYIIYSKIGKREESKMYYKRAVELHPALEKN
- a CDS encoding Ig-like domain-containing protein is translated as MTIKQLCCLSIALLLFSTVVHGFEVVNTMPANGSVDVPVELNIVINTDTEIDINSLLPSRVSINGKAASAYMPKLKKIPMPMRTMLLLPIKAEYDTEYEITLTDKIMDINGQVLTPYTFKFRTVKEFPLQILGIYPSDKSTLYLDEMSTDNQYLELTFNQPVWIDNDFIKVYGRRNNEVETNLDNIALTEAVESIRIDFKFPLDDNEKYSVVISSDGVWSNTKNRMKAMHKWSFNTRGKR
- a CDS encoding FG-GAP-like repeat-containing protein, yielding MPHKNGRLQKRLIPFFLILIFCMIPLTPCFAALTLTLNDGVDEGGTWTHIDPAYDWAYDDFNQGWASNGADVRGFHIGVDASAYYLYYWYCYNRSDSTYSANVGIYSGSWYYSTESQNTTQWVLQENVFQTATSAILRISGSGDGSALGTAADCFRMILINPGAPASPNVSAYTEGTTAATWSWTAGTYDARYDVAVVNRTPGGTWSAWTYHNAYVDHNVVSGTLSSLVVGQEYKIAVRTRNWHDSSNTYANLSGWAYEDEVSNVLITGTPGTPTVGDTTLTSSSLNVNIAPGSNAAVMIYAIKVTVGASTYYVQSNGTLGASAVWQTDATWGDKVVTGLSANTMYTFQAIGDAPSGKFNYGGAYVYSAEVSKYTLCLAAPTSLTWGTITTTSIYMSWNANGNAAGTTYRLEYSNDGASWLLAGETTNTYLTHSSLTPGKKYYYKVCAKNGDGTYTSYATPTPAYKYTLPNPPGTITWGTITVSSIYFSWTTNSNDSAVVYYTSHSITGTSWSAETNSANAYYDDTGLSPNTIHYYRVWTRNGDNKDSSYTAPSPTYKYTLCNTPSAPTVTAVSSTSINVVINENSNPTNTTFSIKVVHSGGTEYVQSAKTLGASAVYQTKSVWGTINVSGLTANRQYTVSVDAKNGDGTATSYSSTAAKYTYPQPANVTETNSRQTGVPYPDAIFVFTNAIGFGSNNDTGTKGTYYYRYKVSQNTSYTFTGSEEMWSASTLGISTSTAGEGTYYLHLKPYNSDNASSTQGYFGPYNYGYYYGGVPKMEDTSGNYEIFCDVFAQAGYMQFDQDLTNDATVYYALGEPGGISVLNEGGGSPVKYVYAGFYCGDFTEPGPVADLVASRADQLKLTWSSPGEDDETGTLTNGVFRIKVSTDPAYSWSFADYTVAITTTATPDEAQAYYIGNLCPDATKYYAHIWTVDAHGNVSINSNEANSYAGYFTRGQDMDKQFAFSALAVADFNNDGYQDFAVSGSSQSAAPERYTYVYKNNAGASFGFFAELSALNAGQMKWLDYDNDGDQDLMNIGYTGSVLVAELMKYDSGDEMFNADGAAVTEITATAYGSIDVGDYNNDGWQDLVVTGTGTSNANLYATTKLYKNTAGMFTYDSSYSVNISSVGDNSCARFLDYDNDGDLDLIVAGNDTSFTPYTGVYRNEGSSFTEVQELTGVKWCDIASGDYDNDGYMDILVMGYTGSEASIKLYRNQNNAAAPFTDSGVSFTAGYHGHTAFGDIDRDGDLDIVYTGYVGTTMMLKIYENTGSGFTIFADDLSYSAVRYGTVGFIEADNDGDLDFIVAGRSYESPALTNITRVYENTLADTGLGSSPNTIPTAPAAASFVLIYSTVTHAITFTFPNGSDTETTDADGLYYNISAGSDTAETVNQFVPSYYANNLMGNYLRPRRPGSDNQVLLLKDVQADTSYYYRVQTIDSGLKASAWSSSVMVVSSQCPAAVTTLGVTQAWASGYVSLSWVAPGDNGWNDTLTDGRYLIKYSNTGEITNWDSPPSPTYTLYIATTTEPYANQMCYITCLVPGATYYFRMKTSDKRGYWSDMSNSTSTYAQPEGLVMVNEIFPSGGANVNWVELYSRFGNTIDLSGWKVKYTSGTLDTMANNIYYDIWAIENGTALSYNTVVTTSSWYDMQVTSGMVRIIDQFNNFVSTLQYPSLYTDDANKPISFARISDGNTYFERDPTPTCNLVNSVSNNIKINEVRYGLLNDEFVEFKSNNASASEVLTNYSLRNKRGVASTDPYWRPLRFTAGIDTSGFNSRNYSSFSSSDTNELTEESTDYYTWDFCMSNNAGAGLDAAGDFVVLENASGQAVDRVQWWHTDVGYDTGYMNYTGANVNTYPTYTSGNLAAPRSIGRVTDGTDTDNDANDFTTINPSNEGGKNTDAGFSNTLAMPVNDQYLSRTFTIKFTLGGDSSGGVFDTVRFDALPNDNTTDYYSPHYYRLTDMDINLATLTQQTTSLAGITTNDIDGHPLTSLVTYHMTLKTDNAGGSASDIRATTLYYDADSPAAVNTLSALTGALGRTIELTWTVPGDNFGTIDLIAGSSYYIMYSSFSSPDVYEDPTDSWWDAQKANAQVVVSTGPIAMNTEADYLLNNLVENSTYWIRMWYRDSVGNWSPLSNAASAWAQVVIIAIDIPNTDNMFNFETLSPGEVKQTTSTITVNHLGTVYQTYSINVVTGTAGGANTVWDVSNTPAGNIFAIKGVFSYYDAQPASEYFSEATDDNVLLTPKPASATNIAYDSDDADVKGYHVYPGLSRSLWFKLYTPLGVINEEIQTIQLIIQAEESN